The genome window TGTGCTCCGGACTCACTCGCTTCTGTTAATCACTTGTCTTGATGAGGGTCAtggaggtctggagcctgtctTGGAATccttgggcacaaggctgagggggtgcaccctggatcGGACACCAGTTCATATCAGGGTAGCCACATGAGCACACGTTGTGAGCAGTTTAGTTCACCTgaacttcatgtctttggactgtgagaagaaacatGAGTACCCAGAAGACACCTCTGCTAAtatggggaggacatgcaaacttcacacagatgcAGATCTGTACCGAAACAACTCAGAGGCTGTGAGGcggcagcactacttgctatgCTACCATAAGACACATCACAATTCAGTTACCATTTATTCACTGTTAATTCATATGTTGTTCCTTgtgtttacagtaaatatacatacacacacacacacacacacacacacacacacacacacacacacacacaggatgaagCCatttgttccaagtggggttgcggcgaaccggagcctagctcggcagcacagggctggggggggacgacacacaccccagatgggatgccagtccgtgcaaggcaccccaagcaggactcgaaccccagacccaccagagagcgcgatcccagccaaacctgctgcaccactgtgctgctgctgcgcccCCCTCATATGTCAAATATATAACCTAATTCAATTAGCAGTTACTTAACGGTGAATGTTGGTTCTGCCTTCAAATATCAGAAGTGGGACACCAAAAAAATCTTGGAAATACTGTCTTCTCCTTCATTTGTCCAGGTTTCTCAGCCCTGTCCTTAGTGGACCAAATGGCCCTACTGCAGAGTGGGTGGATGGAGACCCTAGTGCTGTCAGTAGTGTCCCGTTCCCTTGGCTGCAGCGAGGAGCTTTTGTTTTCGGGGAACTTACGCCTGGACAAGGCTCAGTGCCGGACTGCAGGTCTCCTGGACCTGTACTTGGCAATGCAACACCTGCTATCTAAGTACCAGCAAATGAATCTCAGCCAGGAGGAGGTGGTCACTCTCAAGGCTATGGCACTCGCCAACTCAGGTACTGTACATAAACTGCAAATTACTCTTTATACATGGAATAAATGGAAAGAACAGCAAATCTGTCACATTGCTCATCAACAACCCACATAAAAATGCGTTTAACTGAACAAAGTCAATACTGGATTGGGAAGCAAGGAACAGCAGCATGGCTgataactgcaaaaaaagttgataatctcagtgaaaatattcTCTtgttcaaaaggaaaaaaatttatttatatacccTTATAGTTtcatttctcacttttttattACCTGTGTCGTTATATGTACTATTTGTGGTGTCTTGAGGCTCTTGAATACCTGGTTCTTGGACTTCGGTGCGTTATACTTggaattttaaaatcatatctGACAGATTTAGTAACTGCAAATCTATGGTTCCTCTTCAACACCCGaaagcagctggcagtgtagcagttagagctattgccttgagcgaggtacttaccctaaattgctccagtaaaattacccagctgtacgaatgggtaaataattgtaagtagtgcttatattgtaagttactttggggaaaagtgtcagctaaatgaacaaatgtaaaatgaaaacaccatACAGAGACTCATAGTCAAAGGGCTGCGGTACTAATTTGTCACTCCCATTTCTTTGTCTTAAATACTTGCAGATTACAGTAAATTGCATCTTACGAATAAGGACATTATATTTGCAATTAAAACATCAAAATCTGCTATACATCAATTAATATCCTTGCCTCTGTTCTCAGATAACTTTTGACAGAAGTGAAACAATGGGATGGTACAGACAAATGTGTTAATGAAACATTGCCGTTTAATTAGGCATCTTTTTCACGTTAACAGTCACTGTTTTCCAAAAACCAAACTAGAACATTCCTGTTGCCTCTGTACAGGTTTCACAATGGTTTcaatatacttaaaaaaaaactgaagtgcaTTTAAAGAGCTTGGTTATGCACCAATAATTACTCAAAGATAATGTGCCTTATGGGCAAAAATGCATCACAAGCCAAAATGGAAGCATTGATACGAACAAATCTGCTTTGAAATTTGCACATCCGTTGAGGTGCTCAAAGCAAAGGCTGACCCCCTTCGCCACGGTCCCGTCCCTCACGGCTGTTTATGGAAGCgatgaaaaaaggagaaatcaaTCAAAATGGGAAGACTGAGGAAGCTGCTTCAGCCTCCGGCACCGATCAATAAATCTATTGCCCTCATCTCCAGCAATCTATCCCATGAATTCAAAAATCCATTAGCGTGCCTCCCACTTTGCGACTGAGCTGACACAAACAAGACgcataaaatttgaaaataaaaaaaaaaacaaataaaaacatgggtAAACACAGCTGATGTTCTTCAACGGCCTCTTAAGTTTCCATTCAAATGACCAATTGAATGAGCAAGGGAGGCTCATAGCAGTTTTTACATGCATTGTGTTTTTTGGGAACCCTCAGATGCCAGCAGCTTGGAGAACGCCGAGGCGGTGCAGCAGTTTCAGGACGGGCTGCATGAGGCCCTGCAGGAGTACGAGAGCAGCCAGCATCCCAACGAGCCCCACCGGGTGGGCAAGCTGCTCATGAGTTTGCCCTTGCTGCGGCAGACAGCCAACCACGCTGTGGACACCTTCTGCCGGTTGCACCTCGAGGGACGTGTCCCCATGCACAAACTCTTTCTGGAGATGCTCGATGCCAAGATGTGATCAAGTCACACGACTTTCTTCAGGTTAACACTCAACAGGGGTCAACGCTCTACTTTGTAGATACTCTGTATTTCCTGAGACATGGCACATAGCGAATAAACATTTCTAATGTGCAGCATAAAACAAGATTTTCTCACCACCGTACACTAAATATCAGCTGTAGAGAAGAAAATTGTTATCAAAGTTGCAGTTACGGGAAGATCTTCAGGAAAATCCgcgttaatttaaaaatacatttcgtCGGCAATAACACACCACCTAGACTGTTTTAGTTTTAGAATGTCAGCCGCTGCAAAGAAATTATGGCTATGCATCTGCTGTTAAGTCCTTTTCTCACTTGTGACGAGTTTTCATCGCTGACTCTAGGATTCTGTACAAGCTAAGCACGGATCAGATGGGACTGCTCGTGAAAGGACGTAACATTTGGAAACGGTGCTCAGATTTTCTCTTTTGCCTTATTGAAGTTATGCTACTGTGCTGTTATAAAATGCCATAGACCAGGTGTTCTGGcgatttttgaaatttttgctGTGTTATGTGATGTACCATCccaaacaagtaaaaaaaaagtttttggaaaTATGTGCGATGAGTTCAGTTATGAGGTTTTCTAAgacattgattttgttttttttttttttttttttgctttgggtGCTCATTTTGTGTTATAATACTGGGACATAAAAAGCATAAAGGCACACATCCACATAAGACTTTCTAATGAAGTGGCCAATTACTTCTTTAATAATTACAGATGGTCTCCAAGTTACGATGGTCCGATTTAAcgttttttcgactttacgatggtgcgatagcaATAcacgttcagtagaaaccgtacttcgaattttatgtttttcctgGGCAAACAGTACGCAGTATGATACTCTCTCGAGGTGCGGGGCacctgggcagcggcagtgatccccATCTCTCAGTCTGCCATGCGGtcactatacagataccccccatATCggcgttgtgttttgtgcattcataatgtcacagaaacgcccatgtgtgtatcctgctactggtgggaagaagaagagggcagcaattactcttgaggggAAACTCaggataattgcccagcatgaaggctgcaagcctgtaatggccatcgcatgtatgataggctatgatgttcagtaggataggtgtattaaatgcaattttgatttatgatgggtttattggaacataaccccatcgtaagtcagaggccatctgtatatatttttaaattttttatttattattcacctattacaatgttaatttcattgcagggatcaataaagtataattCTATCTTATGTtttctaataataatgacatgGGAGAAAAAGGTTAATGTGGGTTTATCCAACCAGAAATTGGTATTTGTTAGTCACTATTGTACATCTCCCATTGAAacaaaatgggggaaaaaaaatttgcaactTATTACTTGCTTATCATGTAATGCTTTCATATAAAGTGAATTAGGACTGTACTATTCAACAGGACACTTTACTGTAGTGTTAAGGCACAGCCCTCAGATGAGTGTCTCTAAGCACTGCTCTACATTCtcagaattaaaaagaaatctaCATTAAAACCACTTACCAAACATTGTGTGATGCCATGCAAGAATTCACcttatacaatatatacaagTGTGCAAATAgtgtttttattacaaatgaGAATATtagatgcaataaaaatgaacagcatttcagtatactgtatatcatgcAGTCCGAAAGCATTTcattacaaaaacagaaaattaaaaataccacaTTCCAGTCCTtgaaaataagcagaaaaatacagacattttACCTACCCAAAAAACGTGAAGTTGAAATATGGTTCTCTCCACAGTGATGAATAGTTTGCATAATCTtatataattacacacacaataAATTAACCAACACTCAGAGCACAGCACAAGGggaaaagagggggaaaaaaaaaaaaaaaaaaaaactggccagAAACAGATCTCTacaattataaaatgtttttgacaagtacaaacacacaaagcagtTCTCCACCATGGCCCATATGGCATGCAAATGTGTGCCATTTCTAGCTCTTCAACAGCCGCTGTAGCAGTGCAGGAGCCCACTGATTCATCTGCTCTTTTGTGGTAGACCAAAAACCCACATACACATCAACCCAAAATCCCACGAAAATTTATTACCACCAGACATACTCATTAGATGTGTGTCTATGAGTAATAGGTAAAATATAATCATTCTTGTTCTAATACATATTATACAACTACAGCCAGTAGTCATCTAGATACCAGATGTCAATTTTGGGACTTAAGCCATCAAAACATGCTCCTCATGAACGATACGAAACATGACAAATACAAAGCACTCACATCAGATAGGCAGCAATGTCTTCACTACTCAACCAGAAGCAAGTACAGATTTGGATGACTAGGATTAGCTGCAACTTGTCAAGTATCTTCAGCATTTTTTGGCAACATACAGTTCCTGCTTTGCACACATGAGCTTACTGTGCATTTGACACAAGAGCTGAAGTTCTCCAATGTGAAATACaagcattttgaaaacaaagcaCTCAGCTGCTTAACTGATGAGAGTTGGAACAAAATACTGCCTGATGACCAAGACAAAAACTGGTTACTACTGCACTTAAGGCACTTATGTTTAAGGttttaaaccttttaaaaaaatcccacgttaattacaatatttcaaCAATACTTCAACTACACCCAACTATTTCATTACTACAAAAAAATGGTAAAGCAGTTCTTGCAATCTCGCTGTGTACATGTAAGGTGTTACTAAAAACGCAGTGCATGATGAAAGAGGCATAAAGGATTTACAGAGAAGTTCATATAAGGATGGCTAGTATTGCTCTTCAGCCTTATAAAACCACTTTTGGTAACAAAGAGGCAAAACACACTACAGTCCAACTTCTATTTTCCTGCCAAAATGCTAAAAACATTTCTACTATATAAATTGCCCCCCATTTTCAGAATGAATTTCAGCAACCCGTTaattactgtttacatttattcatttagctgacacttttctccaaaggaacttacaatattaagctatttacaatttaacCACTTACATAgctttgtaattttactggagcaattcaaggtaagcacctttctcaagagtatgacagctggaggtaggattcaaacctgtaatctttgggtccaaaggcagcagcattaatCACTGTACTACAAGCTGCCCATTCTGCTAAAAGCAGAATATTGCCATGATCCCCTAGGTTACACACACTTCATTAAGATATCATGAATTTCCAGGACAGAAATATAACTTGCAGGAAACCAAGTAATGCACTCGATACTGTAATGGGTCCTGAAGGCTTAAGTCTTTGGTCGTCAGGTAGATGACGTACCCTTAGCTAGTGCACCCATGATGAAATCCATCAGTGCAGAACActtcctctctttctcactgcaaaaccacaagtatttattatgtatattCACAATAACTTACAAATGAATCACAGGTTGAGatgatgttttaaaatattcagaagGTTCTTGCATGAAGAAAGGACACTGGCAGCGTGTATGCAACCCCTCTTTGCATGCATgccaagtttttctttttattttacataaaaataataatgatgccTGACATGACCCACAGGCACAGTGGTAAGGAAAGGCCCATTGTACAGAAAAATCTTTGGCTTTGAAGCAGTAAAGAAAGACCCTTACACAGCACTGCTCGGTCTGCTGGAACTTTGGAATGACATCTAAACCTCACCCGTGTCAGTGCTTGAGGACCTGCGAGACCGCAGAATGATTCCTGCCAGTGCACCTCACCCGCACTGCTCCAGGGAACAGAGTAAAGGGAGAGAAGTTCAACGTCACACCAAATACTAAGAAAATCACCTAGGGAAGATGCTGCATGTTAGAAATGTCTGTGGGAAACTGAGATGGGCTTTTCAGAAACTGGTCTCATTCATGGGAGGTTTTGAGCTGATGGAGGATGTGGAAGCAGGGATGTCCGCCGTTGCAGAGGCATGGTTTGGTGATGTCTCAGAGGAGCTGGCCTGGCGAGGAGATGAAGGTGGCTGGGATCGGGCTGCACTGGCAGCAGGGGCAGGGTTCGGTGCAGATGTTCCCATTTTGTGTAGGGATGGGGAGGCTGCACTGGCAGtagaggaaaaggaggagggtGTTCTCAAGCTGAACCTGGCTTCCAGCTCGCTGCATACAGCCAGACTACGACGCCCTCCCTCCGGACCAACCAGTTCCGAACTTTTGGCCAGTTCCTGGCAGCGCTCCACAAAGCTGCCCCGTCGCAGAGGGGCCAGGTTGTCCTTAGCGCATGATGGAGACCTTCTCTCAAGGGTGCCCTGAGGAGGACGTGTGCTGCAAGTGCTGCTCAGGGAGGCCTGACTGAGACCCATGTGGTGCGGGTGCAGGGACAGTCCACCCATAGCACCACCCAAGCCCATGTCCCGAGGTTTATTTAGGGACACTGGTGGATTCTGGCGAGGAAGGCTGCCAAAGAAAGGGCCCACGGCCCTAACACTGCGATCTCGAGAATTCTCACTGGCCTGGGACTGCAGACTAAAgatgagaaaaatgtgtttaaaaaaaataaaataaataatatttttcatgtcTGGATAGCACATTTCAATAAGCAACTGgcttacaaaaattaatttaaaaaacagcagtCAAACTTTAGCAATGAATATGACTTCCAGGACAGCATTAATTCAGACGCTTGGGAAATACCTGCTAGTGGAAGCACGGTGGGAGGAATGTGTGAAGGAAGCAGCTGGGCTCATGTCAGGGGTGCGAGTTAGTGCCAGGTCACACAGGTCCAGAAGTTGCAGGAGCTCCTCTTCCGTTGGTCCTCCAAGACCTGAAAGGCATTAGACATCAGTAACCTCCTTAAACCAGAATGGAATGGCTACAGGGATTCATCAGCCTCAGAATAGTTATACTGCAACATACGTGTGTGTTAACAGAAGTTGGCTGTCTTAATATTTTAGTTTACAGCAGTTCACTGGCAACTGTCACTTAATTATGATCAGAATATTTGATAAATCCTAGATGATctgatattatttaaaaaaaaacacacacacacacaaacacccaacACTATGTTGTGAGAATATGGACTACAAATTTAAAAGTTGAAACATAGAACTTGAAGACATCTTAATATTGTAACAAAAACATCATGATTTTACTGCCCACCTGTAGTGTCCACCTTCCCAACATTCTCTATGGCAGTGGTGAGGTCCCACATTTGGATGCTGCCATTACTATGGCCCGTGAAGAGGTAGCGTCGTGGACGGGAGCCGATGCGGCTCGAACCCTCGCACTCGTGCACCACAAACGCTGTGATTGAAGTGCTGTCCACTGAGCGTACTTCACACACCCTGTAACAATCAAATAAGAATGGATATATCAAGTTATTCAAAACCATACATTCAGAGCAGCAATCATGACAAGATGATTTTTCACTGTAGGTAATAAAGTAGAATAAAACAAAGAGTAAGGCAAAGACTAACTAGGTGGTGACAAAAGTTCCCTTTTTAGGATGTAGTGTTATGTAGTGTGTAACTTAGCAGACAGCCTCAGTatactgaaaacaaatgtgtgtttatacaaaacaaaaactaatggaaaaaaactaaagaGCAGCTTTCAAACAGACAAACTTGCCTCTTTCCATTAGAAGAGAAGCGCACAAAGACCTTGTCTGTGTCTGGGACCACTCTCTGGATGAACACCTGCTGGTCGTCTCTCTCACCATAAGGTccttatataaataaaacaatacagaatTTCCCTTTCAAATGACaacttttgcaaaaaaacatgTCAATAAAGCCTGTACACTAGCTTTGTCTCAATTTTAACACAAGACATAAATTCTAAACTATCCTGACAATGAATCTATTAGCAATAAAAATTTTCCTTGGGAAGACACTACCAAAACGCAATGTCTTTTCTGTTCCTTCTGGAGCATGTCTACTGTACTTGCCAAAAATCAGGAAATACTGTAGCTGTATAATCAACCATTTAGGATTCTCATTGGTGGGCCATTTGCTTGCTTCACTGACCTATATAAAATGTTACAGATATGTAACTTTCTCACCTATGTCTGTGCCAGCACTACAGCCCCCATGCCCATCAATGTCCTCCAGGGCCAAGATTTTGAAAGAGGAGAGCGGTGTGGAACCAGGCTGGGTGGAAATCATGCCCCGGAAACGTGTAACTGTCCATGTGCGCACATGGTTATTGTCTGCGCAGACTGTCAACACAGAGGAGGAAATTAATGCTATCCCTCATTACCTGGGTCCATTTCTTAAAACACATCAAGTAGACACAGTGAAAGGTAAAATACAAAAGTGAACCCAAGAAAATTCCAGTTTATTCTTGTAAATTCTTCCAGGTAACTGCACAACAGTTACAAGACTAAAATACATTCTAAAAGTAACCGAtaaacaacaatttaaaaattgaaatctaaaattacacagttttaaaattttaaaacaactgGAAGAATTGCAGATTTTTTGCATTTGGATCTTGAGTTAAGGCCTTTGACAAAAAGTATGTCAGTGGTgcatactgaaaataaatttttacttgtaatttaaaaacacacacctgcaagaagaaaaaaaaaaaaaacccacacacagacaactATACTTATCCCCCATTATCTTGTCATAATTTATACCTGAAAATGGAAGAAACGTCAGAAAACCGAATGAAATCACTTCTTacattatttcagaaaaaaatttcagttcatttaaacTTCACCCCAAAATCACCTTAAATTATAAATGAGGTCAACATAAAAGGGTCAACTCTATAAAATTTATCTTAATGCTGCCAGCAAGGACCTGATGTACAGCCTAAGACAAGTACCAACAGGCTGTATTAACTGTGGACCAGATAAGTGAAAAGCCAGATATCAGCCGACCAAAAAATGGGGGACAACCATAACTTACTAGCAGAAGGAAACAAAGACATGTTTACTTCTGTCCTGCCTACCTGAAGTGAGGTGCTTTTCTGACAGCATGATTTTTGTGACAGGACTACGGTGgacagaaaatgtttgaaacagCTGGGGTCCAGAACCCACAGTCTCTGGGTGCTGAACAATGACACGCACAGTACCAGAGCTGGTACCATAGGCAATCTCTATCCAGTTCCCACTGTCACCTAGAGAGACAAGAGACCATTTTGTTGTTAATTCCACTTCGTTACATGAAGCAAAAACATCAGAATGCAATGCCACAAAAGGGTTTAATTCTcattacatacatattataGCTAGTTCTACAGCCAGGGCCACTTACATTTAATTACTTAGCtgccatttttatccaaagtgctttacagtgatttacccatttatacagctgtgtaattagTTAAGCAATTTAGGTTGAGTACCTTTGcttaagaaaaatatacaaaaaggTCAGATTCAAATCCGGGTCCCTTGcgtgcagaagcagcagctctaaccattatgtcACCCGACACCCCAACCAGTTACTTTAGCAATTCAAGAGAAAACACTGAGTGAGGCAGACATGTGAAGATGGGCAGTTTTTTTGCAAGTTAATTTGAAACATACTTGTTTTCGGTGTGAGGTACACACTGAGGGCAGTGATGGCATCTTCGCTGGGATCACGATAGAGCTCGGTTACCAACAGATCATTGTCTTTCATCCTTAAGGGGAATTTCTGGACATCTGGAGCACAAATGTGTAATATATGTTATATTAACTTAGACTGAATCGATCCACAAAAGTAAAACAGCACACAACCAAAATACCTGAATTATGtcaacaccaccaccacttaCCGATATAATAAATAGATCCATTATTACATCCCAAAAGCAGAAAGGAACCAGCCGTGTCATAGCTATTAATGGGAACAACATCCTGATtctaaaaaaagaacacaacatGAATGTGAGAATAATGCACTAGTCAGTATTCTTAAATTATTCCCAAAACATCTTGAAATAAAAGACCTCTTACCTGCCAGTGTTTGGTCACAGCATTCCACACCCCAACCTTTCCAGTGTGGCTAGTTGCAATGAGTTGATTCCCCACAAAGAAGAGTGCCTCAACAGGCACATTCAGGCTAAAGACACCTGTAGCAAAAATATCCACAAACAGCTATAAAATCAACCAGTCAAATGCACCATAATATAACAACTGTAATACAATAGGAAGCCCATTAAAATCAGTGCAACACTATGTTTCTGGGACTCAAAGCCCAGGTGAATTAGTTAAATGAAtcataaaacatacaaataagTATGTTTGTTCATTCTATTTCAGAAGTTTAAACTGCTATTCTACTTTTTAGAACTGGGATGCACTCTATTTACAAAACATCAAGGCAGGGGTTGAGATCataggtaccttgttcaaataaatattaattattggTACCATGCCAAGTATCTTCCATAATTACTGCCATTGACAGAACACTTACAGAACCTGGTTATTCTCTACACCCGGGCAAAAATGCTGTTCTCTATCTCTGCACTCCTGCGTGTGCCTCTCCTATGTGGAGAAGAATCTAAAGCATGTGGTTCTCAGTTTTCGCCATGAAATACCtgaatgagctccctgtctTCCTCAGactactgaatccctttcaacattcaagaacaaTATGAAAACATCTCAGCTTGTGTGGTTTTGCAGAAGGGGGGGGGCAGAGTTTACTCCtgattgtatgttgctttggagaaaagcataaactgGAAATAGACTTGATATCTATAATTCACACATCCTGACAAATGAATCGTTGCAAACCAacagtttgttttcagtcataATGGTAATTAAACTTACCAATTTCACTGCCATTGCCATCAGGACAAATAGCCCACAGTATGATCTCAGTGCCTGAGGCCACTGCCACCATCTTGTCATTATCTCCCAAGGAACCACCCATGACCTTTGCATTGAGTGCCACCCTGTCGATCACCCAGTCAAGCCGTGGGCTGGTGAAGACCTGCTGCCAGCCTGAGGATTCCTTCACCCTGGCTCACAGCAACAGAAGCCCATTTTAATTCATAACCTTTAGAGAATTATGCAATGCCAAAATGTTCATCTGAAGTTCTTATCTACTGCAGTATTAGACAAAGCAGGTTACCGGCAGATGATTCAAAATATCTCACAAGTATTACCAGATCTATCATAACTTTAAAGTAATTCAAAATAGAACAGGACACAAACCATGTTACAAGAAACTAAGGTCAACTTAAGACAGGTGATGGAAGTTGTGTACCTTTGATTTACCAAATGTCATTCTGATTTATAATTCATaggagaaaaactaaaaaaccagcattaattttattaaatcataATGTTTTAACTAAAACTTACTGACTATACAGTATgacaaacaatatttaattttaacttgTTGACATtcatgtgatgtaaatattgaatgaaatgtaaaaaatttcatAACACAACATGATTAAAAATATCAACCTATGAGCCTTTACCTGTAACAGACAACAAACTGTGCATAGGCCACAGCAATCCAGTTGTGATGGCCGCATATTATACGGACCATTCCAGGGTCACCAACCTGCCCTATGAATGAAAAGGCACAAAAGCCACAGTGTGGGGGTGGGAATTCACATAACATGACAAAAATTTACAATGTTGTAATGCCAAAGATTTAGACACTGCTGACATGCTCCCTTACCACCAAGTCTTTCCTCAACCAAAACTTTTCCCAAGATACCAGCATGGCCAAAATTAGGTGGCATAGTGTTACTGCGTCTTACAGGTGTCCTGTCCATAGGGCCCGAACGTCCACTCATGAActgtggccctgccacactgtgTCGATTCTGCCTCTTTGATGGGTACACTAGAAAAGAGTT of Scleropages formosus chromosome 10, fSclFor1.1, whole genome shotgun sequence contains these proteins:
- the shkbp1 gene encoding SH3KBP1-binding protein 1, whose product is MANMARTGEIIHLNVGGKRFSTSRQTLTWVPDSFFSSLLSGRISTLKDETGAIFIDRDPSLFAPILNFLRTKELHPRSINVHLLMHEAEFYGITPLVRKLQLCDEFDRSSCGNVLFNGYLPPPVYPSKRQNRHSVAGPQFMSGRSGPMDRTPVRRSNTMPPNFGHAGILGKVLVEERLGGQVGDPGMVRIICGHHNWIAVAYAQFVVCYRVKESSGWQQVFTSPRLDWVIDRVALNAKVMGGSLGDNDKMVAVASGTEIILWAICPDGNGSEIGVFSLNVPVEALFFVGNQLIATSHTGKVGVWNAVTKHWQNQDVVPINSYDTAGSFLLLGCNNGSIYYIDVQKFPLRMKDNDLLVTELYRDPSEDAITALSVYLTPKTSDSGNWIEIAYGTSSGTVRVIVQHPETVGSGPQLFQTFSVHRSPVTKIMLSEKHLTSVCADNNHVRTWTVTRFRGMISTQPGSTPLSSFKILALEDIDGHGGCSAGTDIGPYGERDDQQVFIQRVVPDTDKVFVRFSSNGKRVCEVRSVDSTSITAFVVHECEGSSRIGSRPRRYLFTGHSNGSIQMWDLTTAIENVGKVDTTGLGGPTEEELLQLLDLCDLALTRTPDMSPAASFTHSSHRASTSSLQSQASENSRDRSVRAVGPFFGSLPRQNPPVSLNKPRDMGLGGAMGGLSLHPHHMGLSQASLSSTCSTRPPQGTLERRSPSCAKDNLAPLRRGSFVERCQELAKSSELVGPEGGRRSLAVCSELEARFSLRTPSSFSSTASAASPSLHKMGTSAPNPAPAASAARSQPPSSPRQASSSETSPNHASATADIPASTSSISSKPPMNETSF